AATTTCAATGTGTTCGAGCTACGTAAAGAGATTATGAAAAGAGATCTTTCACATATATACTTCCCATTTGAATTGTGCATTAcgattggttggagtgagtcaCCCTCATGCCTTTATAAAGGAGCCTTTAGCTCCGAAATTAACACAGACAATACACCATCTCTAGCCACAAAACTctgcaaatatactctctcatatcccctctacaaaagccctaactttccgaaggcagccgcaatccaacaatcaaaccctaaagtacaaaccctaaccctagggttttgaCAAGCAAAAttagtcaatcaccctcaatctgaagcaatcaagcaactgagggatcaaggtggtgaggcctagGGGCcttttgttcattttatttatAGTTTATGCATATTAATCACAGCGTTTTAATTCTTTGTTAAttatttagtctggtgtgaggaagaacatcggctggatcTTCGATCCATCGACCGGTACATTGAACTTGGAGGATCTCTccgccgtgacatccattcatcGGCCACAAGATCCATCTCCCTGGTTCATCTTTTTTTGTTCTATATTTCTGATACATGTTTCAATTATCGTCTCAGCTCATCATTAACTGTGCAAAGGCTAATTAATCAAAtctatgtgtttagaattaaataaagcatgaatTAATCTTATGTCGAACAACTATGGGCCAATCCCACAGCAGGGCAaaaaggggtgcctaacacctttcccttattgtacttttggctcccgtacccggaatctctacttgtttttcctaattttataaactatgtgccgactctgttttgatgataaccgctatcgtgtggtgATGTttctagccatgggaatattcacgatcttggtttatgaagcaaacaaccaaacaaacaaacaatgatcaatctatatggcgatgccccgtttgggaggtgtctacagtttttggcgacttTGTTGGGGAACTTGTGAGCTATAACCAGAAAATTCGACATAAGACTAAtgcatgctttatttaattcatttatcatatgcatcgagcggaCAACCttgttgagttcacctaatatacCAGCATGTCACAAGCTATGTTCGGGGTTTCAGCAAGCTCCACACTCACTTggacctagtggtatatcaaaaaaggGAATCACCCGATTgccgcctatgatgggctgaTAAGAGGACTGGTGCCCTTTGACAatggagcacccttgagaccaCCCAAACCTTTCATGTGTCAGGAAGCCATAGAACATATCAAAATAAGATAGAAACCTGCAAGCTAGGAACCTACTTGCATATGTTTGTAAAAGTTTTTCCTCACACCCATTGTACATATGTATGTTataaatttctcttttgcaGGTTAAACCTTAGGGACCTttgaaatcaagaaaaatggGGTAAGCTAAACCAACCTaactaaaggaaaaaatttctGGTGAAAATGGCTGCATTACTATTCATGTTCGATTCGCACTTTCAAATTGTCACCAAGCTGTCTGGCTCATTCCATCATGCTGCCTAGATTCTTTACCCTTCCAAGTATATCACCTCTGTGGATCAACCAAAGCCTACGGTGATTACTCTGAGGATAACCACATCATGTTCACAAGAACAATCAACGATGAAGAGATAAAGGACATAATTGAAGAAAACGGCTTCGTAGGGTCCCAATCTATTTTTATGACCCCTATGCACCTACTGACGACAATTGGCCAATAGACGAGGTTGACAACCTCGAAGTTgaagaagcaaaagaagaagatccACTAGACGAAATATTGCTAAACCTACTCTTTGATGAGGGGGTTACCAACAATGAAATAAGGGTGATCCTTCCCATCAAAGATAGGTCTGGCAACTAGTGGGGATTTGTTGGCACGCGGAAAGCCGACAACATCGATGAAGCAGAAATCGAAGCTCAACTAGAAGAAGCAACAATAGTGGCAAACCAAATAACCCTCCAAGAGTTGCAGGGTGTCAATAATGAAAGTGCGAATAAAGATAACAGTGAAGTGCTCATGATCAACCTTGATGAGGAGAAAGATTGCTCTGAGCTGATTGTGGATGTTGTAAAAGGGGCTTACCCAAATTGGACCATGGAACACACTCTAAAATACAAAGTAAAAAATGCTAACTCCGATCGTAGTTTCGATTCTGATTCCGACTCTGAGTCTAgcttttcatattttcaaacaacCAAGTCCAGCAAGGAAAACCTAGTTAAAGCACAAAggcatgatatttattttgaatttgactCTAAAATGTCTCTTGACAATTTTAGCAATGAGAAGGAAGATTTAGAGTATTTCACTTTACCTATGATTAACTGTGTGAATTTTGACAATCcaatttttgaggaagaaattccaaaagaaattctagaattcatcgagagagaagaagagaggcacGCCAAACCTTTTTCTAAGGAAATAATCACAGCAAACGTAGGCTCTGAAAATGAGCCCAAATTTGTTAAAATTGGCGCAACATTTTCTTCTCAAGAGACTGAAAAACTAATCCTTTTGcaaaaagaatacaaagatgtttttgcctAGTCTTATGAGGACATACCTAGAATAGACCCCGAAATTATTCAGCACAAAATTCCCCTCCATCCTGATGCAAAACTAGTTAAACAAAAGTTAAGACGTATGCGTCCTGATTGGATCTTAAAtataaaagaagaagtcactaaGCAAATCAACGTTGGTATTCTCATAGTCACCAAATATCCTCAGTGGGAAGCTAACATCGTTCCAGTACCAAAGAAGATTGGGGGAATCAGGGTCTATGTAGATTTCCGAGATCAGAACAAGGCAAGTCCGAAGGATGACTTTCTATTACCACACATAGACGAACTAGTGGACAATACCGCAGGGCATGCATTGCTATCTTTCATGGATGGGTTTTCTGGGTATAATCAGATTCTGATGTCTCCTGAAGATAGAaagaagaccaccttcaccaCGCCATGGGGAACTTATTGCTACTGAGTGATGCCATTCGGGTTGAAGAACGCCGGAGCCACTTACCAAAGGATGGCGACAACATtgctgcacgacatgatgcacaaagaagtggaggtatatgttgatgatatgataGTCAAATCAAAGGAAAAGGAAGGACACTATGAACCACTTCAAAAGTTCTTTGAGAGGATTAGGCAATACAAGCTACGTCTTAAtcctcaaaaatgcactttttgGGTAACTGCTTGGAAGATGCTAGGATTTCTTATCATTCAAAGAGGAATCGAAGTAGACCCTTCCAAGATACAGGCTATCATGGAGATATCACCACCAAAGACAGAGAAGGAAGTAAGGAGCTTTCTGGGAAAAGTgaagttcatcagcaggttcatctccaaaCTCACAGCCACCTGCGAACCTCTCtataaacttttgaaaaaagataCAGATTTCAAGTGGAGCCAAGACTACCAACAAGCATTTTAAGCAATCAAAGAATACCTTCAGAACCACTTATGTTATCACCACCCATCCTTGGAAAACCATTGATTCTGTATCTCTCAATAACAGACACATCCATGGGATGTATGCTAGCGTAAGAAAATGATGCCAAAATAGAGTGCGTCATATACTACCTTAGCAAAAAGATGATGGACTATGAAACAAGGTACACTCCCTTGGAGAAAACCTGTTGGAGGCTAgtatgggccacaaagaaaCTAAGGCACTATCTATTAGCACATCCGGTAGTCCTGGTTTCTCGTTTAGACctaatcaaatatcttttcgaGAAGCCAACACTTATCGGAAAGCTGGCTAGATGGTTGTTATTGCTAGTAGAGTTTGACCTCAAGTACATGACAAGGAAATCAATGAAAGAAATGgttgtggcagaattcttggcAAATCATCCTGTGACAGAGGCCGAGGCAGAAGACTTCATGTTCCCAGAGGAAGACATCTTATTTCTCCTTGGCGACACCTGGCAGCTTTATTTCGATGGAGCATCAATCCAATGTGGATATGGCATAGGGATATTGCTAGTTTTCCCAAACGACTCTCATATTCCTCTGTCATATAAACTGAGGTTTGAAGTCACCAACAACCAACCTGAGTACGAAGCCTGCATAGCTGGAATGGAGGCAGCCATGGAACTATGGGCAAAAAGGGTAGAAGTCATTGGATGTTCAAACCTAGTGGTGTCTCAACCAAGAGGAGACTAGAAGGTTAAAGAAGACACGCTAAAACTGTACCACTTTGTGCTAGAAGCTCTAATTCCACAATTCGACTCTGTTATCTTCACACACACTCCACGAGTGAGCAATAGGTTTGTAGATGCACTAGCCTCTATAGTCAAGATACCTCTAGGGTTCCCAATGCGGCCGTTAATGATCGAGTAAAAGGTCAATCCAGCATGTGAGTGCACTTTCACTGAGGAAAGTAAGGATGATGGAAAACCATGGTATAAGGACATGAAGAAATTCTTGGAAGAGGGAGAGGATTCCTCCGAAGCTACCTTAAATGATAAGATGGCTCTACGAAAGTTTATTGCCTGATTCGTAGTTTGTGTTGGAGCACCATATCGAAAAGCAAACCTAGGCCCCAATCAACTTTGTGTCACAACAGAAGAAAGCCAAAAGGTGATGAAGGAAATACACAAAGTAATTTGTGGGCCGCACATCAGTGGTGCAACAATGGCAAAGAAGATCCTACGTTAAGGATATTACTAGACTACGATGGAGGCCGACTGTGCTAACTATGTTCGCCGATGCTACAAGTTTCAAACTCACGCTAATCGCTTGCGCATTCCTCCTACGGAATTATATAGCATGACATCCCCTTGGCCATTCTCCACCTGAGGAATAGACGTCATTGAGAGTATAAATTCGAAAGGGAAATACAAGCACCAGTTTATCCTAGTGGCCATtgactacttcaccaagtgggtagaaGCAGCTTGTTATGCTACCCTCAAAGCTACTCATGTAGCCAAGTTCATCCGCACCAACATCATCTATCAATATGGTGTACCTCATGAATTCATCTGTGATAACGGATCTCACTTCAAAGGGGCAATGAAGAAGCTTTTCACAGAATTTAGCATACAGAATCATCGATCATCTACATATCGGCCTTAAACCAATGGAGCAGTTGAGGCcgcaaacaaaaacatcaaaaggattcgaaaatcctattggtaccgatggtaccatagggaaaatgcaccgacggccaccggacggctgatccgagccgtccaaatattttaaaaaataaaaccgagtgggcctactctagaatcaatggcatccgaagtgtgtagggtacttgatctgagcacccatttttcgtctatatatgtatatacgtgtatatacacgaaaaaggggttctcagatcaagtaccctacacacctcggatgctatTGATTATCGCGCAGGCCcactctgttttgttttttaaaatttttggacggctcggattggccgtccggtggccgtcggtgcattttctctacggtaccatcggtaccaatagcagtactcaAAAGGATTCTGTGGAAGACTACTAACATCTACACAGACTGGCCATAAATGCTACCCCTGGCACTATGGGGTTATCGAACAACTGAAATGACTTCAACTGGGGCTACCCCCTATTCCCTAGACTACGGGATGGAAGCTGTCTTGCCTGTCAAACTGAAACTACCATCACTAAGGGTTTTGGCTGAGACTAAAATGATCGAAGATGATTGGGTTCAAAACCGCTATGATGAGCTAGCATTACTGGATGAAAGAATGCTAAGGGTGCTATACCATGTACAAGAGTATCAACACCGCATTGCAtgagcattcaacaaaaagttgaAGCCATGGGACATCAAGGTGGGAGATATGGTACTCAAAGCAATCCGTCGCCACATTTCAAACCCGAAAGGCAAGTTTAAACCAAATTGGGGAGGACCCTATTTTGTCAAATGCATACTATCTGAAGGAGAAGCATACAttgcagacttggatgggatgAAATTCTCAACACCAGTCAATACCGACAAGCTGAGGAagtattatccctgagagacgCTCATTGGGCCAAAAACCACAAGTGTGGGCGGACCCAAGCAAAACTTAAAGCAGCCAGCTAGGTCGAAAACCCGCAAGGGTGGCTTAGGCAAAAACTAAGGCATAAATAAAGAGCTCGCTAAACTGAAAATCCGCAAGGGCAGTTTAGGTAAAATCTAGAGCacaaaaggagaggaaaatatCTGAGTGAACccttgccaaaacaaaaaacaaaaaaaacaaatcttttTGGAACTACGTTTATGGCCTGATTCCCTCCATGGGACACGTAGGCAATCTCTAGATTGAGATTCAGCTATTATTATCGCCATCACTTCCAAAATTTCTAGGTCTATCCTAAAGCATACTCACTATCAAACCATTGCAAagacatttttttaataaagcaaCCAATGTTTTATTACTTCCAAGATAAAAGGAAAAGCAAGCTCAAACAATTCTTAATCTATGAAAGCTAGAATCAAACAAAGAACATCTTTTAAAAAAGCATAACCAATGTGTCAATCTATAGGTCTTTCTTCTCTTCGTACTTTTGTCTTCCAAAAGGTTTTTCTCCAACCAGCGCTTATACAAGCCCGATAGCTTGTCAGCAAAGTTCTCAGTGACATCTTGCATCACCCAATTCGGCCATAGACGAAGCACATTGTGACGAAGGTTGGCATCATGGGCCTTGGAAACGGCATACTCAGGATTGCCCAGCACCTTTGCTTGTTCAGACCCGAAATATCTTTGAAAATGAGCAGGAAAGTAGAAGGTAACTTGAGTAGTACCAATCACCGCAACACTTAAATGGCTCATGGTACTCATAGTCATGCTTTCAATGCCATACCAAGGACAAACCCATTGAATCTGATCACCCTTGCGAGTCTCCATCCATACCTTCCAAGCTGCCTTAGTTGGAAACTGTCTAGTCACACGACGCTCCATGTAGTGGTCCGAACTATCGGGAATCCGCTCTGGTGCATCCCATACCCTTAGTTTCTCAAATAACCATACCTGtagaaaacaagggaaaattgcGAAATGAGAGAACATGTGAGTCAAAACAAAAGAGCGACGAGTGGAAAGATGATTTGGCAATAAACAACTAAAGGAGTGAACCTGTAGTAACAAAGGATTGCCTGAGAACTGGGCTATTAGATTACTCTTCACTGCATCAAGACCCACCAAAGTTTCTGCTAACACTAAACCAGCAAAGCCTACACGATTACCAATCTGTTGGGCGAAATCAAGCAGCATAGAATAAACATGGCCAGAGGAGGGGTCGAGCAAGTAATAGTGGAGAAGATAGACGCATAGCGCATGAAAGCACGCTTTCTGTTGAGGAACTTAGTGATGAGCTTCAGCTGTACCAAAACGTTGAATAAGCTGTAGGATTTCCAACCTTCCATTCACTATGAAGAATCTGACTTCATATTTCTAAACTTGGAACAGAGCCTTCAAAAGGTCGCCACAATTAAACAAAGGGTTAGGGATGATGAGACCTTCTCTATCCGAATGACCCATAATGGCTGCATGCTCCTCGAAGGTAGGACACAATTCTTCCCTTCTAAATCGAAAAACGTGAAGAATAGGATCCCACATGCTAGTGGCTGCACGAAGAAAAGCAAAATTCACAAGAATTTGGCGAAGGGAAAAGAGGAAATCCATGCCAAAGGACTTAAAGAGTAGACGGTCAAGGCCAttgaaggaatccaaccactgATCAAGAATTGGTTGTGCCATGGACTGCTGCTAACAAACTATCAAAATTCGTAGAACGCGTACTTATAGGCTGGGTCAAATTCTAGTCCGAATCGGAATCGGATTCTAAATCCATATTAATCAAGTCGGTCTCTCAGTCGGCACTTCGATATGGTGGCTGTAGGATCCATTCCTTGGCCCGTGAAAAATCAAGGCTAACTCAAAGTCAACCCCAAAGAAAACAAATCGATCCCTCGACCGCCAGAATAACCCATTAACAGAGAAGTTTCACGATTTTGTCTAGTTCATTGAAATACGAATTTCATACtaaacaaaacaacacaaatgcAGCAAGCACAATCACATATCAGAGcaaaagattttatttcatagctttttacatcataaGGTGAATCATCCCACATTTCCTAAAAACTATACATCAGTTTCCTGTCAGACTAACCTATGCAGGgagaaaatcagaaaaaaagaaaaataaaataaaataaaataaaataaaagaaagagaatagGATGCCGAATCATCTGGTGGTCCAAATACTAGAGACCAgctgcaaaaaaagaagaagacactCCTAGGGCAATGTATACTAGAGAAGTATTGCGGTGCAGAAGAGTCGTCACATGGCTCAAAAGGATCACCACATGGCCCAGAAAAATCATCATACCGCGTACAAGCGCCACCCCAGGAGTTCCACGTCGCAGAAGCAAGTCCCCCCATGCGAGGGTCCCTAATCAAGCATCAAGACAAGACCAAGAATGGCGCGGCATCCCTCCGCACATGCCAACCATGTCGGCATATCCCCGTCACTCGGGCCCAATGAAGAAACCGAAGGAAAGCAGAGGAATTCTCAGATGTGgagaaaatgaagagaaaacagagaaaggagagaaatgaaaataaaatgtcGAGGTCGCGGCCTTTTATAAAGCTCTGGAAACCAAGCGATTACGCTGCCGAGACTTCGATCCTTTGGCCGAGGTATCCATTATTCGGTCGCTAGATCGATTTCCTGGCCCCCTATTCAGTCTCCCACAGCAGCATCAGATCTTGCTCAGTGCACCAACCCAAGCAATTATGCAGCTCTGGGTCTATGACCAACAGAGATAACAAACTAATCAGCCTTAGGGGCATCCCCAAGCAAATGGAATCTTAAGCACCGGCATTAAAGTCCACATTCTAGTCACCCCAAGCTCAAGCtcataaaatccaaaaaatcccTACCTTGGCAAAACCCAAGCTCCACATGCTCATCAAGTTCATCAGCCTTACACTCATCAACTCTACGCTCAAAAAGTGCAGCAGCTCTAATCTTACTTTGCAGCTCTAAGCTAACCACCACAGGCAACTACACCCGCACTCACTCAGCAGCCCAAAGCTCATTATCTCAGCAGCACTACATGTCTCGCTACTTCACCAATCTCAGTGGGTCCACGCCTATGCTCATTGCCTCTCAACGGTTCTCAGCTCACTCAGTAGCCCCGAGCTCATTATCTCAGTAGTTCTATCTTAGCAGCTTCGTCCCTTGACATCACTACGCTTGCTAAGTCAAATTTGCCCATCGTCTCAACAGCTCTATGCTCGCTATTAGTAGCTCAACAGCTCAACTACTCAGCAAAGCCCTGAGCTCATCATCTCAGCAGTACTCGCAGCTTTATGCTCATCCAATGACTCCATATTTACTGTCTCAAACAGCTTAATGCCTTATGTTCACTGTCATAATCATTCAGCAGGTCTACGCTCGCCATCACCGCAGCTCTAAGCTCACCAACTCCATGTTCAACAGCTTTGTGCTCGCCAACCCATGATCACTcaacggctctacgcccataGCCATCTCATAAAGCTAAAAGCTACTCAGCAGCTCTATGCCCGCAAAcccagcggctctacgcccattaCTCAGCAGCTATACGCCCATTATTTCAACAGGCTTCATGCCAACATCCAccaagatatcatctgttctcaagctctaagcttgaatgctcaaagtccaACACTTTAAATGCTCGAAGCTTTTCGAATGCCTAACCACTATGTACtagatgctcaagttctacacttgaatgctcaagctctacgcttgaatgtcCAACCACTAcatactggatgctcaaagcctatACTTTGAATAATCGGATTCTACTctccgaatgctcgagctctacgctttgaatgctcaagtcctGAACTTGAAAAAAGCTCTACGCTTAAAATCAAACACGCACGCACGAGCCCGGGCACATATTGCATCACCATTGTCATCATCGAGTCTGCATCATACATCACCATATCCATTATCATATTTAACCACCATCAttacacatatacatattttgcatctctctcactcatgaaacaggtcaatCCTGCAATCGACCGACTATACGCCTCGATTTTATTGATCGGTCCAGTGCCTCGATCCTCTGGCTCTACGTCAAAATTTATGATGGAAAAGTACCGTGCACAAACCTTCAGATTACAACCAGCTCTACGCCTCTGTTCCATCATATCAAGCTCTAAACTCTCAACTGGCTCTGTGCCCCAGTTCTATCACTTCAAGCTCCAACCTCCAAAAGCTCTTGTCATATGATTAATACCAGCTCTGCGCCTTGGTTCAATCACCTCAAAGCTCACAGCTCCGAATCCTCAAGCTCTCGCTTCATGATTACAACCGGCTCCGTGCCTCGGTTCTCTCATCTCAAGCTATGTGCTTAGATACTGACC
The sequence above is drawn from the Rhododendron vialii isolate Sample 1 chromosome 6a, ASM3025357v1 genome and encodes:
- the LOC131328412 gene encoding uncharacterized protein LOC131328412, which translates into the protein MDYETRYTPLEKTCWRLVWATKKLRHYLLAHPVVLVSRLDLIKYLFEKPTLIGKLARWLLLLVEFDLKYMTRKSMKEMVVAEFLANHPVTEAEAEDFMFPEEDILFLLGDTWQLYFDGASIQCGYGIGILLVFPNDSHIPLSYKLRFEVTNNQPEYEACIAGMEAAMELWAKRVEVIGCSNLVVSQPRGD